Genomic segment of Streptomyces alboniger:
CGCCGAGGTGGGCGTCGTCACCCATGCCGTCCGCTCGCCCAGGCTCGGGCGGATCATCGGCACCGGCCGGGTGGACGCCGCGGTGGCCGCCTCGGGCCAGGACTTCCAACTCGCCGGGTCCGATACGGCGATCCGGACGGTCTCCGCCCCGTTCCTGACCGCCACCAGCCTCGACGTACCGCTGGATTGAGACCCCGCGTGGCACAAAGTGCGGCGGTGTGCGCGCGGAGCGCGCCGCCGCACCCCGGCTGTAAGGAGAAGACATGAGTTCCACCAAGGGCTTTCAAGAGGGCGTCGCCATCACCGGAATAGGCCTCAGCTGCGCGCTGGGCAACGGCGTCCAACAGGTGTGGCGGGGCATCCGCGAAGGACGCAGCGGCATCGGCAAGACCGAACGTATCGACGTATCGACACTGAGCTGCCAGTACTCCGGCGAGGTGCCGTCGGTGCCCGCGGCCGGGCAGCGGCTGCGCGGACGGCTCGACCGTGCGACGACGCTGGCCCTCAACGCCGCCGAAGAGGCCATCGAGGGAGCCGGGCTGAGCCTGACGGAACACGACGCCTACCGCATGGGCGTCGCCGTGGGCACCTCGGTCGGCGGCCTGGAACGCGGTGAGGAGTTCCACTGGGACCTGCTGCGCGACGGGCCAGGGGCGCCACGCCGCGACCGGCTGTTCCACTACCCCCTCTACACGTCCGCGGACGCCCTGAGCATCGCCTTCCAGCTCAAGGGGCCCAAGGTGGTGATCTCCAACGCCTGCGCGGCCGGTTCCAACTCGATCGGGTTCGCGGCGGACGCCATCCGGGACGGCCGGGCCGACATCATGATCGCCGGCGGCGTCGATGTCCTGGACATCCTCTCGCTGGCCGGATTCGACAGCCTCAACGCCCTCGATCCGGCCCCCTGCGCCCCGTACTCCCGCAGCACCGGCCTCAACATCGGTGAGGGCGCGGCGATCCTGGTGCTGGAATCGGAGTCGTCCGCCCGGCGGCGCGGTGCCGCGATCCTCGCCCACCTCCTGGGCTACGCCCTCACCAGCGACGCCTACCACGCCACCGCGCCGGACCCGGCGGGCAACGGAGCGGTCCGTGCCATGCGAAGGGGCCTCGCCCAGGCACAGCTGACCGCCGCCGACGTCGACTACGTCAACGGGCACGGCACGGGCACGCCGACCAACGACAGTGCCGAGACGAAGGCCGTCACCTCCCTGTTCGAAGGCCTCTCACCGGCACCGGTGAGCAGTACCAAGTCGCAGGTCGGCCACATGCTCGGCGCGGCCGGCGCCCTGGAGGCGGCGGCATGCGTCCTGGCGCTGCGGGACGGCGTGCTGCCGCCCACGGTGAACGTCGAGGAGGGCTTCGACGCGCCCCGCGACATCGTCGCCAACCACGCCCGTGAGCAGGAGCTGGACGTCGTCGTCTCCAACTCCTTCGCGTTCGGCGGCAACAACTGCTCACTCGTCCTGGGACGCCACCCGGCCCCGCCCGCGCCCCGTCCGGACCGGCGTGTCGTCATCACCGGCGCCGGACCCGTCTCCTCGGTCGGCAGCGGACGGGAGGCCTTCCTCGCCGCGCTCAGGGAGGGACGGTCCGGCATCGGCCCGGCCCGCCTGTCCGACCTCGCGCTCTCCCGCAGCGGACAGGCCGCCGAGATCGACATCGCCGACTGCCGTCGCCACGTCGACCGCGCGTACGCCCGGCGGCTCGACCAGATCGGACTGCTGACCCTCGCCGCCTGCCGACTGGCCCTGGACGACGCGGGCCTGCGGATCGGGAGGTCCGACGCCGAACGCGTCGGCATGGTCTTCGGTACGTTCAACGGGCCCGTGGAGACGGTGGAACAGCTCAGCAGGACCATCGGCACGGATGGCCCGCACCGGGTCAACCCCCGCCTGTTCCCCAACTCCGTGATGAACGCGGCGGCCGGACACGCCTGTCTGGCGCTCCGGATCCGGGGCCCGCTCTCCACGCTCGCCACCGGCTGCGTGTCCGGCCTGAGCGGTCTGGGTTACGCCGCGGATCTGATCCGCCGCGGCGAGGCCGACGCGATGCTCGCGGTGAGCGCGGACGAGCTGACTCCGCTGGTGCACTACGGGTTCGACCGGCTCGGCCTGCTCTCCTCGGACACCTGCCGCCCCTACAGCAGCACCCCCAGCGGGACCGTTCTCGGAGCGGGCAGCACCGCCCTGGTCGTGGAGTCCCTGGAACACGCTCTGGCCCGCGGCGCCACGGTACTGGCCGAAGTACGGGGACACGCGACCACCTCGGACGGCTACCGCATCGCGGGCAACGACCCCTCGGGCCGGGCCTGGGCGGAGAGCTTCAAGCGGGCGCTGGACGACGCGGGAATGACCGCGGCCGACATCGGAACCGTCTACGGTGACGCGCGCGGAACCGCCGTGCTCGACCTGGCCGAGACTCGCGCGGTCGCCCAGGTGTGGCAGCCCGGCGCGGTGGGGCTGAGCAACCTCACCGGATACGTCGGCCATGTGCACAGCACCACCTCCCTGATGTCGGCGGTGTGTGCCACCGAGACGCTGCGCACCGGGTGGAGCCCGCCCCTCGCGGGCCTCTCCGAGCCGCTCGACGGGATCGAGGGATACCTGCGGCCGCGCACCCAAACGGAGCGAGCCGACCATGCCGCCGGTCGCTCCTGCCTGCTCACCGCGGCCAACTGGGGCGGCACGTACGCCTCGCTCGTACTGAGCCCGTGGGAGGCCGAGCAGGGGAGGACGTCGTGAGGGGCAACCCCCCCTTGGTCCTGCATCTCGCCACTCCCCAGCAGACGCCGCCCGCCGGCGACCCACGCTGGGGCACCTGGCTCACCGACGCGGAACTCGCCTACGCACGCGGCCTCCTGCGGGCCGAGGAACACCTGTCCGCCCGGAAGTTGGCCAAAGAGGCCGGCGCGGGAGTCCTGGGGTGGCGGTGCGAGCCACCCTGGCAGGACATGGAGGTGCGGCGGCGTCCGGGGGCCGCACCCGCTCTCCACCTCGGCGAGACACTCTCCCGCGAGTCCCTGGCGCCGGGCACTGCAACGCCGGGCATCTCACTGACGCACGCCCGCGGTTACGCGGCCGCGCTCGCCTGGCTGCCTCCCGGCGGGGGAGCGTCGTGAGGGCCGGCCGGCCCGGCGGCCAGGTGGCGGTGGTCACCGGAGCCCTCGGCGGGATCGGCCGGGCCGTGACCACCCTGCTCATGGAGCAGGGCGCGGGGGTCGTGGTGACCGACCTGGACGGCGAGGCGTGCCTGGCCGCCGCAGCCGAGCTGAATCGCGGCCCGTCCCGCGGCCGGGCCTTCGGCCACCCCCTGGATGTCACCGACCCCGACGCCTGGGAGCAGGTGACCCGGTACGCCCGCCGCCGCTTCGGCCACCTCGACGTCCTGGTCAACAACGCGGGCACCTTGGCGATCGACGGCGTGGAACACCTCGGCGCACACGACTGGGAGCGCGTGGTGGACACCTGCCAACGCGGCACCTGGCTCGGCATGCGGGCGGTCACGCCGTGCCTGCGCTCGGCGGGCGGCGGAGCGGTCGTCAACATCGCGTCGGTCTACGGCATGGTGGGCTCGGGCGCTTCCTTCGCCTACCACGCGGCCAAGGGCGCCGTCCGCGCCATGACGGTCGCCGCCGCCGTCGAACTCGCCCCCGCGGGCATCAGGGTCAACACGGTCTGTCCCGGCATGGTCGAGACCTCGATGACCACCACGGTCCCTCAGCAGTTCGTCGACGACGTGGTCGCGGCGACACCGTTGCGACGCCGGGCCCGCCCGCGCGAAGTCGCCGCCGCCGTCGCCTTCCTGGCATCCGACGCGGCCTCCTTCATCACCGGGGCCGAACTCGTCGTCGACGGCGGCTACACCGCCCGCTGACCCGGCTCACGAGCCTCCCGCCTGCCCCGAGCCCGAGAAAGGAGGAGAGGCGATGGCCAAGCACGCCCGGCCCAGGTGCCCGTGGACCGCCCTCGGCGTGATCTGCGTCGGCTTCTTCATGATCGTGCTCGACACCACGATCGTGCACGTCGCGGTCCCGGCGATGCTGGAGGACCTGGACGCCGGTCTGGACCGGATCCTGTGGATCGTCAACGCGTATGTCCTCACCTACGCGGTCCTCATGATCACCGCGGGACGATTCGGTGAGCGCTTCGGCCCCAGACGGGTCTACCTGGCCGGGCTGCTGCTGTTCACCCTCGCCTCCGGCCTGTGCGCCCTGGCCGAAAGCGCCGGCCAACTGATCGCCCTGCGCGCCGTTCAGGGCGTGGGCGCGGCCCTGCTGACCCCGCAGACCGGCGCCTTCGTCACCGTGCTGTTCCCACCGGAGCGCCGGGGTGCCGCCTTCGGCGTACTGACCAGTGCCATCGGGCTGTCCATCGTGGCCGGGCCGCTGCTCGGCGGGTTCCTGGTGACCTGTGCCGGATGGCAGTGGATCTTCCTCGTCAACGTGCCGGTGGGGCTCGCCGCG
This window contains:
- a CDS encoding beta-ketoacyl-[acyl-carrier-protein] synthase family protein, producing MSSTKGFQEGVAITGIGLSCALGNGVQQVWRGIREGRSGIGKTERIDVSTLSCQYSGEVPSVPAAGQRLRGRLDRATTLALNAAEEAIEGAGLSLTEHDAYRMGVAVGTSVGGLERGEEFHWDLLRDGPGAPRRDRLFHYPLYTSADALSIAFQLKGPKVVISNACAAGSNSIGFAADAIRDGRADIMIAGGVDVLDILSLAGFDSLNALDPAPCAPYSRSTGLNIGEGAAILVLESESSARRRGAAILAHLLGYALTSDAYHATAPDPAGNGAVRAMRRGLAQAQLTAADVDYVNGHGTGTPTNDSAETKAVTSLFEGLSPAPVSSTKSQVGHMLGAAGALEAAACVLALRDGVLPPTVNVEEGFDAPRDIVANHAREQELDVVVSNSFAFGGNNCSLVLGRHPAPPAPRPDRRVVITGAGPVSSVGSGREAFLAALREGRSGIGPARLSDLALSRSGQAAEIDIADCRRHVDRAYARRLDQIGLLTLAACRLALDDAGLRIGRSDAERVGMVFGTFNGPVETVEQLSRTIGTDGPHRVNPRLFPNSVMNAAAGHACLALRIRGPLSTLATGCVSGLSGLGYAADLIRRGEADAMLAVSADELTPLVHYGFDRLGLLSSDTCRPYSSTPSGTVLGAGSTALVVESLEHALARGATVLAEVRGHATTSDGYRIAGNDPSGRAWAESFKRALDDAGMTAADIGTVYGDARGTAVLDLAETRAVAQVWQPGAVGLSNLTGYVGHVHSTTSLMSAVCATETLRTGWSPPLAGLSEPLDGIEGYLRPRTQTERADHAAGRSCLLTAANWGGTYASLVLSPWEAEQGRTS
- a CDS encoding SDR family NAD(P)-dependent oxidoreductase encodes the protein MRAGRPGGQVAVVTGALGGIGRAVTTLLMEQGAGVVVTDLDGEACLAAAAELNRGPSRGRAFGHPLDVTDPDAWEQVTRYARRRFGHLDVLVNNAGTLAIDGVEHLGAHDWERVVDTCQRGTWLGMRAVTPCLRSAGGGAVVNIASVYGMVGSGASFAYHAAKGAVRAMTVAAAVELAPAGIRVNTVCPGMVETSMTTTVPQQFVDDVVAATPLRRRARPREVAAAVAFLASDAASFITGAELVVDGGYTAR